A genome region from Polyodon spathula isolate WHYD16114869_AA chromosome 19, ASM1765450v1, whole genome shotgun sequence includes the following:
- the LOC121294371 gene encoding 39S ribosomal protein L46, mitochondrial-like isoform X1, giving the protein MAVPVSGVLLRPLRGIVTQIPGSGAASSGCRQLSVGLRVPAIQKPEEAVLESRSPWRLLGAVFVQRPAVISRDRSPIEMDFAELLQQTELERSLLADHELRLLEDAERVSRKQEEDYDSDEDSGQDIVTAQDLEDTWDQKLRQFKPAPRVTGLIQKQLLNSETDKKADRTCLERCLADSLVLLVKEKIGSGDVWLLPQVQWDNGETLRETAERALTSLTGNSIKATFLGNAPCGVYKYKFPKDVRTESCVGAKVFFFRALLDSGDLAPNKKGGHVWVSKTELQDYLNPRYLEQVSRFMVDL; this is encoded by the exons ATGGCTGTGCCCGTAAGTGGGGTGCTGCTTCGTCCTCTGCGGGGGATTGTAACGCAGATTCCGGGCTCTGGGGCCGCCAGCAGCGGCTGCAGGCAGCTGTCAGTCGGGCTCCGGGTGCCGGCGATTCAAAAGCCAGAGGAAGCAGTGCTAGAAAGCCGCTCTCCGTGGAGGCTGCTTGGAGCGGTTTTTGTGCAGAGACCCGCTGTCATCTCCCGAGACAGGAGCCCGATAGAGATGGACTTTGCCGAGCTGCTACAACAG ACTGAGCTGGAGAGGAGCCTGCTGGCCGACCACGAGCTGCGTCTGCTGGAGGATGCCGAGCGGGTCAGCCGGAAGCAAGAGGAGGATTATGACTCGGACGAGGATTCTGGCCAGGACATCGTGACTGCGCAGGACCTCGAGGACACCTGGGACCAGAAACTGAGACAGTTCAAACCAGCACCACGCGTCACAGGTTTAATTCAAAAACAACTTCTCAACTCTG AAACAGACAAGAAGGCAGATCGGACCTGTCTGGAGCGCTGTCTGGCGGATAGCCTGGTATTGCTGGTGAAGGAGAAGATTGGCAGTGGGGATGTGTGGCTGCTCCCACAGGTGCAGTGGGATAATGGAGAGACCCTGAGAGAGACTGCAGAGCGTGCCCTTACCAGTCTCACAG GTAACAGCATTAAAGCCACGTTCCTGGGAAATGCTCCCTGTGGAGTTTACAAGTACAAATTCCCAAAGGATGTCCGGACAGAAAGCTGTGTCGGTGCCAAGGTGTTTTTCTTCAGAGCCCTTCTGGATAGTGGCGACCTTGCTCCAAACAAAAAGGGGGGCCATGTGTGGGTAAGCAAGACGGAACTGCAGGACTATCTGAACCCACGGTACCTGGAACAGGTGAGCCGCTTCATGGTGGATCTGTGA
- the LOC121294371 gene encoding 39S ribosomal protein L46, mitochondrial-like isoform X2, whose product MAVPVSGVLLRPLRGIVTQIPGSGAASSGCRQLSVGLRVPAIQKPEEAVLESRSPWRLLGAVFVQRPAVISRDRSPIEMDFAELLQQTELERSLLADHELRLLEDAERVSRKQEEDYDSDEDSGQDIVTAQDLEDTWDQKLRQFKPAPRVTETDKKADRTCLERCLADSLVLLVKEKIGSGDVWLLPQVQWDNGETLRETAERALTSLTGNSIKATFLGNAPCGVYKYKFPKDVRTESCVGAKVFFFRALLDSGDLAPNKKGGHVWVSKTELQDYLNPRYLEQVSRFMVDL is encoded by the exons ATGGCTGTGCCCGTAAGTGGGGTGCTGCTTCGTCCTCTGCGGGGGATTGTAACGCAGATTCCGGGCTCTGGGGCCGCCAGCAGCGGCTGCAGGCAGCTGTCAGTCGGGCTCCGGGTGCCGGCGATTCAAAAGCCAGAGGAAGCAGTGCTAGAAAGCCGCTCTCCGTGGAGGCTGCTTGGAGCGGTTTTTGTGCAGAGACCCGCTGTCATCTCCCGAGACAGGAGCCCGATAGAGATGGACTTTGCCGAGCTGCTACAACAG ACTGAGCTGGAGAGGAGCCTGCTGGCCGACCACGAGCTGCGTCTGCTGGAGGATGCCGAGCGGGTCAGCCGGAAGCAAGAGGAGGATTATGACTCGGACGAGGATTCTGGCCAGGACATCGTGACTGCGCAGGACCTCGAGGACACCTGGGACCAGAAACTGAGACAGTTCAAACCAGCACCACGCGTCACAG AAACAGACAAGAAGGCAGATCGGACCTGTCTGGAGCGCTGTCTGGCGGATAGCCTGGTATTGCTGGTGAAGGAGAAGATTGGCAGTGGGGATGTGTGGCTGCTCCCACAGGTGCAGTGGGATAATGGAGAGACCCTGAGAGAGACTGCAGAGCGTGCCCTTACCAGTCTCACAG GTAACAGCATTAAAGCCACGTTCCTGGGAAATGCTCCCTGTGGAGTTTACAAGTACAAATTCCCAAAGGATGTCCGGACAGAAAGCTGTGTCGGTGCCAAGGTGTTTTTCTTCAGAGCCCTTCTGGATAGTGGCGACCTTGCTCCAAACAAAAAGGGGGGCCATGTGTGGGTAAGCAAGACGGAACTGCAGGACTATCTGAACCCACGGTACCTGGAACAGGTGAGCCGCTTCATGGTGGATCTGTGA
- the LOC121294302 gene encoding 28S ribosomal protein S11, mitochondrial-like — MYSVARTTCQRLSAPVKPRNATLASRGVCSSAQRLQEAAESPASTAPAKTSREFSVFPPLPGQESLLRWGGKKYEELPIAHIKATYNNTHIQVTDHLGQYMVRTSCGTEGFKNVKKGTPVAAQTAGISAAAKALVKGVSFVRVVVKGLGPGRMSSIKGLTMGGLEVVSITDNTPIPHNGCRPRKARRM; from the exons ATGTATAGCGTTGCCAGGACAACGTGTCAGCGACTCTCTGCTCCTGTGAAACCCCGCAACGCGACACT TGCGAGCCGCGGGGTGTGTTCCAGTGCACAGAGACTCCAGGAGGCTGCAGAGAGCCCTGCCAGCACCGCTCCAGCTAAGACATCAAGAGAGTTCAG tgtTTTCCCTCCACTCCCCGGACAGGAGAGCCTGCTGCGATGGGGTGGTAAGAAGTATGAGGAGCTGCCCATAGCGCACATTAAAGCAACCTACAACAA CACACACATTCAGGTGACAGACCACCTGGGACAGTACATGGTCAGGACCTCCTGTGGCACAGAGGGGTTCAAAAACGTCAAGAAAGGCACTCCGGTCGCTGCTCAGACTGCAGGGATATCCGCTGCCGCG AAGGCGCTGGTTAAAGGTGTGTCCTTCGTGCGTGTGGTGGTGAAGGGTCTAGGGCCAGGACGGATG tctTCCATCAAAGGTTTAACAATGGGCGGGCTGGAGGTCGTGTCCATCACAGACAACACCCCCATTCCGCACAACGGCTGCCGCCCACGCAAGGCTCGAAGGATGTGA
- the LOC121294310 gene encoding DET1 homolog isoform X1 has translation MEDECPTLKPRRIQNQNVVHRLERRRVCSGRAGAHWYRVRCFHQNLFSNFTVVNVEKPPCFLRKFSPDGQCFIAFSADQTSLEIYEYQGCQAAEDLLWGQEGETLANGNDQRSLNIRGRLFERFFSLMHVTNVASNGEHLNRECSLFTDDCRYVLVGSAAYLPEEPHPHFFEVYRNNESVTPNPRSPLEDYSLHIIDLHTGRLCDTRAFKCDKIILSHNQGLYLYRNILAVLSVQQQTIHVFQVTPEGTFLDVRTIGRFCYEDDLLTLSAVYPEAQAEGQPGFSRLYKEKTINSLKHRLMVYLWRRAEQDGSATAKRRFFQYFDQLRQLRMWKMQLLDEHHLFIKYTSEDVVTLRVTDPSQPSFFVVYNMVSTEVMAVFENTSDELLELFENFCDLFRNATLHSDAVQFPCSASSNNFARQVQRRFKDTIVNAKYGGHTEAVRRLLGQLPISAQSYSSSPYLDLSLFSYDDKWVSVMERPKTCGDHPIRFYARDSGLLKFKIQAGLLGRPINHAFQWIDFICTTNQQEQWGALIQEQRGVHIHVLLLYVHTAVYINRK, from the exons ATGGAGGATGAGTGCCCGACCCTAAAGCCCCGTCGGATCCAGAACCAGAATGTGGTCCACCGGCTGGAGCGGCGGCGGGTCTGCTCGGGCAGGGCCGGGGCTCACTGGTACAGAGTGCGCTGCTTTCACCAGAACTTGTTCTCCAACTTCACGGTAGTGAACGTGGAGAAGCCCCCCTGCTTCCTGCGCAAGTTCTCCCCAGACGGCCAGTGCTTCATTGCCTTCTCCGCGGACCAGACCTCGCTGGAGATCTATGAGTACCAGGGCTGCCAGGCGGCAGAGGACCTGCTCTGGGGCCAGGAGGGGGAGACCTTGGCTAACGGCAACGACCAGCGGTCCCTTAACATTCGCGGGCGCCTCTTTGAACGTTTCTTTTCTCTTATGCACGTCACCAATGTGGCCTCCAACGGAGAGCACCTGAATCGCGAGTGCAGCCTCTTCACGGATGACTGCCGGTACGTCCTTGTGGGCTCGGCAGCTTACCTCCCCGAGGAGCCCCACCCACACTTTTTCGAGGTGTACCGTAACAACGAGTCGGTCACCCCTAACCCCCGCTCCCCCCTGGAGGACTACTCCCTGCACATCATAGACCTCCACACGGGCCGCCTCTGTGACACCCGTGCCTTCAAGTGCGACAAGATCATCCTGTCCCACAACCAGGGGCTCTACCTCTACCGTAATATCCTGGCAGTGCTCTCCGTGCAGCAGCAGACCATCCACGTCTTTCAG GTGACTCCAGAGGGCACCTTCTTGGACGTTCGGACGATTGGCCGATTCTGCTACGAGGACGACCTCCTGACCCTGTCGGCTGTGTACCCCGAGGCACAGGCTGAAGGGCAGCCGGGATTCTCGCGGCTCTACAAGGAGAAGACCATCAACTCTCTGAAGCACCGGCTGATGGTGTACCTGTGGCGGCGGGCGGAGCAGGACGGCAGCGCCACCGCCAAGCGCCGCTTCTTCCAGTACTTTGACCAGCTGCGGCAGCTGCGCATGTGGAAGATGCAGCTGCTGGACGAACATCACCTCTTCATCAAGTACACCAGCGAGGACGTGGTCACCCTGCGAGTTACGGACCCCTCGCAG CCCTCTTTCTTCGTGGTATACAATATGGTGTCGACGGAGGTGATGGCTGTGTTTGAGAACACGTCGGACGAGCTGCTCGAGCTCTTTGAGAACTTTTGTGACCTGTTCCGCAACGCCACGCTGCACAGCGACGCAGTGCAGTTCCCCTGCTCCGCCTCCAGCAACAACTTTGCACGACAGGTCCAGCGCag GTTTAAGGATACGATCGTGAACGCCAAGTACGGCGGCCACACCGAGGCAGTGAGGAGACTCCTGGGTCAGCTACCCATCAGCGCCCAGTCCTACAGCAGCAGCCCCTACCTGGACCTCTCGCTCTTCAGCTACGATGACAAGTGGGTATCTGTGATGGAGCGCCCCAAGACCTGCGGCGACCATCCCATCCG ATTTTATGCCCGGGACTCGGGGTTGCTGAAGTTTAAGATCCAGGCAGGCCTCTTGGGTCGCCCTATCAACCATGCG tTCCAATggattgatttcatatgcacaacaaaccaACAggagcaatggggtgctctaatacaggAGCAAAGGGGTGTTCATATACACGTGCTACTGCTGTATGTGCACACTGCAGTATATATTAACAGAAAATGA
- the LOC121294310 gene encoding DET1 homolog isoform X2: protein MEDECPTLKPRRIQNQNVVHRLERRRVCSGRAGAHWYRVRCFHQNLFSNFTVVNVEKPPCFLRKFSPDGQCFIAFSADQTSLEIYEYQGCQAAEDLLWGQEGETLANGNDQRSLNIRGRLFERFFSLMHVTNVASNGEHLNRECSLFTDDCRYVLVGSAAYLPEEPHPHFFEVYRNNESVTPNPRSPLEDYSLHIIDLHTGRLCDTRAFKCDKIILSHNQGLYLYRNILAVLSVQQQTIHVFQVTPEGTFLDVRTIGRFCYEDDLLTLSAVYPEAQAEGQPGFSRLYKEKTINSLKHRLMVYLWRRAEQDGSATAKRRFFQYFDQLRQLRMWKMQLLDEHHLFIKYTSEDVVTLRVTDPSQPSFFVVYNMVSTEVMAVFENTSDELLELFENFCDLFRNATLHSDAVQFPCSASSNNFARQVQRRFKDTIVNAKYGGHTEAVRRLLGQLPISAQSYSSSPYLDLSLFSYDDKWVSVMERPKTCGDHPIRFYARDSGLLKFKIQAGLLGRPINHAVRRLVAFTFHPFEPFAISVQRTNAEYVVNFHMRHVCV from the exons ATGGAGGATGAGTGCCCGACCCTAAAGCCCCGTCGGATCCAGAACCAGAATGTGGTCCACCGGCTGGAGCGGCGGCGGGTCTGCTCGGGCAGGGCCGGGGCTCACTGGTACAGAGTGCGCTGCTTTCACCAGAACTTGTTCTCCAACTTCACGGTAGTGAACGTGGAGAAGCCCCCCTGCTTCCTGCGCAAGTTCTCCCCAGACGGCCAGTGCTTCATTGCCTTCTCCGCGGACCAGACCTCGCTGGAGATCTATGAGTACCAGGGCTGCCAGGCGGCAGAGGACCTGCTCTGGGGCCAGGAGGGGGAGACCTTGGCTAACGGCAACGACCAGCGGTCCCTTAACATTCGCGGGCGCCTCTTTGAACGTTTCTTTTCTCTTATGCACGTCACCAATGTGGCCTCCAACGGAGAGCACCTGAATCGCGAGTGCAGCCTCTTCACGGATGACTGCCGGTACGTCCTTGTGGGCTCGGCAGCTTACCTCCCCGAGGAGCCCCACCCACACTTTTTCGAGGTGTACCGTAACAACGAGTCGGTCACCCCTAACCCCCGCTCCCCCCTGGAGGACTACTCCCTGCACATCATAGACCTCCACACGGGCCGCCTCTGTGACACCCGTGCCTTCAAGTGCGACAAGATCATCCTGTCCCACAACCAGGGGCTCTACCTCTACCGTAATATCCTGGCAGTGCTCTCCGTGCAGCAGCAGACCATCCACGTCTTTCAG GTGACTCCAGAGGGCACCTTCTTGGACGTTCGGACGATTGGCCGATTCTGCTACGAGGACGACCTCCTGACCCTGTCGGCTGTGTACCCCGAGGCACAGGCTGAAGGGCAGCCGGGATTCTCGCGGCTCTACAAGGAGAAGACCATCAACTCTCTGAAGCACCGGCTGATGGTGTACCTGTGGCGGCGGGCGGAGCAGGACGGCAGCGCCACCGCCAAGCGCCGCTTCTTCCAGTACTTTGACCAGCTGCGGCAGCTGCGCATGTGGAAGATGCAGCTGCTGGACGAACATCACCTCTTCATCAAGTACACCAGCGAGGACGTGGTCACCCTGCGAGTTACGGACCCCTCGCAG CCCTCTTTCTTCGTGGTATACAATATGGTGTCGACGGAGGTGATGGCTGTGTTTGAGAACACGTCGGACGAGCTGCTCGAGCTCTTTGAGAACTTTTGTGACCTGTTCCGCAACGCCACGCTGCACAGCGACGCAGTGCAGTTCCCCTGCTCCGCCTCCAGCAACAACTTTGCACGACAGGTCCAGCGCag GTTTAAGGATACGATCGTGAACGCCAAGTACGGCGGCCACACCGAGGCAGTGAGGAGACTCCTGGGTCAGCTACCCATCAGCGCCCAGTCCTACAGCAGCAGCCCCTACCTGGACCTCTCGCTCTTCAGCTACGATGACAAGTGGGTATCTGTGATGGAGCGCCCCAAGACCTGCGGCGACCATCCCATCCG ATTTTATGCCCGGGACTCGGGGTTGCTGAAGTTTAAGATCCAGGCAGGCCTCTTGGGTCGCCCTATCAACCATGCGGTACGTAGACTGGTGGCTTTCACATTCCACCCCTTCGAACCCTTTGCTATCTCTGTGCAGCGCACCAACGCAGAGTACGTGGTCAACTTCCACATGCGCCACGTCTGTGTCTGA